Proteins encoded in a region of the Devosia sp. RR2S18 genome:
- a CDS encoding AAA family ATPase — MSDPDALTGLPLPERRQAVLGHEAAKAAVLDQLHARRLPGAILLHGPQGIGKATLAFELATEILSATGDEEAHRVSEQVAALSHPNLFVLRRRSKDSKGFYTVIRVEEVRDLRDSLHHTRGRSGHRVAVIDPIDDCNPSAANALLKTLEEPPADTTFLLISHRPGSLLPTIKSRCHNLALRPVSAETVRALLVQSDESLGREEVDRAVELSAGRPRRAFETLALEADSSLGALQGWLADPLRHPTAIVLGLADALGASPQSAEHSFAREMIDDWMAHEARLAAMQPHDRKRLASINELWEKVHALFAEADSINLDMKQTLAAVFDAIRKHVSTTSVPAESQ; from the coding sequence GTGAGCGATCCCGACGCGCTAACGGGTCTGCCTTTGCCCGAACGCCGGCAGGCTGTTCTGGGCCACGAAGCTGCAAAAGCTGCAGTGCTCGATCAGTTGCACGCGCGGCGGTTACCCGGCGCTATTCTCCTCCACGGACCGCAAGGCATTGGCAAGGCGACACTCGCTTTCGAACTGGCGACTGAAATTCTTTCCGCCACCGGCGATGAGGAGGCGCACCGTGTCTCTGAGCAAGTCGCCGCGCTTTCCCATCCCAACCTCTTTGTGCTGCGGAGGAGGTCCAAGGACAGCAAGGGCTTCTATACCGTGATCCGGGTGGAGGAGGTGCGTGACCTGCGCGACAGTCTGCACCACACCAGGGGAAGATCAGGACATCGAGTGGCGGTGATAGATCCGATCGACGACTGCAATCCTTCTGCTGCCAATGCTCTGCTCAAAACACTTGAGGAGCCTCCCGCCGACACCACCTTCCTGTTGATCTCGCATCGCCCCGGATCGCTCTTGCCGACCATCAAGTCTCGTTGCCACAACCTTGCGCTGCGGCCTGTTTCTGCGGAGACTGTGCGGGCACTTCTGGTTCAGTCGGATGAGAGTCTTGGACGTGAGGAAGTCGACAGAGCTGTGGAGTTGTCCGCCGGGCGCCCGCGGCGTGCCTTCGAGACCTTGGCTCTCGAGGCGGATTCATCGCTGGGCGCATTGCAAGGCTGGCTGGCCGATCCACTGAGGCACCCGACCGCGATTGTCCTAGGCCTTGCCGATGCGCTGGGCGCTAGCCCACAGAGTGCAGAGCACAGCTTCGCTCGTGAGATGATCGACGACTGGATGGCTCATGAGGCGCGCTTGGCGGCCATGCAGCCGCATGACCGCAAGCGGCTTGCCTCCATCAATGAGCTATGGGAGAAGGTCCACGCCCTCTTCGCCGAGGCCGACAGCATCAATCTGGATATGAAGCAGACGTTGGCCGCCGTATTCGACGCGATCAGGAAGCATGTGTCGACCACCTCTGTTCCCGCCGAGTCCCAATGA
- the metG gene encoding methionine--tRNA ligase yields the protein MTTEPFYVTTAISYPNGAPHIGHAYEMIATDAIARFKRLEGRDVFFLTGTDEHGIKMVQTAAAQGITPRELADRNAAEFQRLAAELNISNDDFIRTTEERHHESAQAIWKRMEASSDGDIFQSTYKGWYSVRDEAYFDEDELTERDGKRFAPSGAEVSWVEEPTYFFRLSAYQQKLLDLYEANPDFIAPKERRNEIISFVKGGLQDLSISRTTFDWGIPVPDAPGHVMYVWVDALTNYITGVGFPDETSELFKKFWPADLHVIGKDIIRFHTVYWPAFLMSAGLPVQHRVFAHGFLTVDGQKMSKSLGNVIDPFELVAEFGADPVRYFLLREVSFGHDGDYSREKLTNRVNADLANNLGNLAQRSLSMINKNCGGQVPQFGAASAEDEALDQEVGDALAAARKAMDEQLVHEAAGAIIGALSAANNYFAAQEPWALKKTDPERMASVLYRTADTVRRLAIPMLAFVPVSAARLLDQLAVPEAERLLSFAEEANRLAPGTELPVPQGVFARIEREAD from the coding sequence ATGACCACCGAGCCATTCTACGTCACGACCGCGATTTCCTACCCGAATGGCGCGCCCCATATCGGCCATGCCTACGAGATGATCGCGACTGACGCCATCGCCCGTTTCAAGCGGCTGGAGGGTCGCGATGTATTCTTCCTCACCGGCACGGACGAGCATGGCATTAAGATGGTGCAGACGGCCGCCGCGCAAGGCATCACGCCGCGTGAACTCGCCGATCGAAATGCGGCCGAGTTCCAGCGGCTCGCGGCCGAGCTCAATATCTCCAATGACGATTTTATCCGCACCACCGAGGAGCGGCATCACGAGTCTGCTCAGGCGATCTGGAAACGGATGGAGGCCAGCAGCGATGGCGACATCTTCCAGTCCACCTACAAGGGTTGGTACTCGGTGCGCGATGAGGCCTACTTCGACGAGGATGAGCTGACTGAGCGCGACGGGAAGCGCTTCGCTCCCTCGGGCGCCGAGGTCAGCTGGGTTGAAGAACCGACCTACTTCTTCCGCCTTTCGGCCTATCAGCAGAAACTGCTCGACCTCTACGAGGCAAATCCAGATTTCATCGCGCCCAAGGAGCGGCGTAACGAGATCATCTCTTTCGTCAAAGGCGGCCTGCAGGACCTCTCCATCTCACGTACCACTTTTGACTGGGGCATCCCCGTTCCGGATGCGCCCGGGCACGTGATGTATGTGTGGGTCGACGCGCTCACCAACTACATTACCGGCGTGGGCTTCCCAGACGAGACAAGCGAGCTGTTCAAGAAATTCTGGCCCGCCGACCTCCACGTGATCGGCAAGGACATCATCCGCTTCCATACCGTCTATTGGCCAGCCTTCCTGATGAGTGCCGGCCTACCGGTGCAGCATCGCGTCTTCGCTCACGGCTTCTTGACGGTCGATGGTCAGAAAATGAGCAAGTCGCTGGGCAACGTTATCGACCCCTTTGAACTCGTCGCCGAGTTCGGCGCCGACCCGGTCCGCTACTTCCTCCTGCGTGAAGTTTCGTTCGGGCATGACGGCGACTACAGCCGCGAAAAACTGACCAATCGGGTCAATGCCGACCTCGCCAACAACCTTGGCAATCTTGCACAGCGTTCTCTCAGCATGATCAACAAGAACTGTGGTGGACAGGTGCCACAGTTCGGTGCCGCTTCTGCTGAAGATGAAGCACTCGATCAGGAGGTCGGTGACGCTCTTGCAGCCGCTCGCAAGGCCATGGATGAGCAGCTTGTCCACGAAGCCGCTGGGGCGATCATCGGGGCCCTGAGCGCCGCCAACAACTACTTTGCCGCCCAAGAGCCATGGGCACTCAAGAAGACCGACCCAGAGCGCATGGCGTCTGTTCTCTATCGCACCGCTGACACAGTGCGGCGGCTTGCCATTCCCATGCTCGCCTTTGTTCCAGTCTCAGCGGCACGCCTGCTCGACCAGTTGGCGGTGCCTGAAGCCGAGCGCCTGCTGTCGTTTGCAGAAGAGGCGAACCGCCTAGCACCCGGCACTGAATTGCCTGTTCCACAAGGCGTTTTCGCCCGTATTGAGCGTGAGGCGGACTGA
- a CDS encoding TatD family hydrolase, producing MLIDSHCHLDFEALAADIDGVLARADTAGVSGMVTISTHVEKFSTYAGLAERYANVWCSVGTHPHHADEELHIQTEDLVRLSAHPRCVAIGEAGLDYFYDNAPREAQATGLRRHIAASRITGLPLVIHSRQADDDMAKILEEEARQGAFPFVLHCFTAGAELAERALALGGYISFSGIITFRNAEEIREVAKAVPADRYLVETDAPYLAPTPHRGQSNEPSFVRHTAGKVAEVRGITLEQVGAETTANFARLFSKTGLA from the coding sequence ATGTTGATCGACAGTCACTGCCACCTCGACTTCGAGGCTCTGGCCGCCGATATCGACGGCGTGCTCGCTCGGGCAGACACTGCCGGCGTGAGCGGCATGGTGACGATTTCCACACATGTGGAAAAGTTCTCCACATATGCAGGGCTGGCGGAACGTTATGCGAACGTCTGGTGCTCGGTCGGTACGCACCCGCATCATGCAGATGAAGAATTGCACATTCAAACGGAAGACCTGGTTCGGCTAAGTGCCCATCCCCGTTGCGTTGCTATCGGCGAAGCAGGGTTGGATTACTTCTACGACAATGCTCCAAGAGAGGCACAGGCGACGGGCCTGCGTCGGCACATCGCAGCCTCGCGGATAACCGGTCTTCCACTGGTTATCCACAGCCGGCAGGCTGACGACGACATGGCGAAGATCCTCGAAGAGGAGGCAAGGCAGGGCGCATTCCCGTTCGTCCTGCACTGCTTTACGGCAGGCGCAGAGCTGGCCGAACGGGCTTTGGCGCTCGGCGGCTATATCTCTTTTTCCGGCATCATCACCTTCCGCAATGCTGAAGAGATTCGCGAGGTCGCCAAAGCAGTCCCGGCCGACCGCTACCTGGTCGAAACGGATGCGCCCTACCTTGCGCCCACTCCACACCGGGGCCAGTCCAACGAACCAAGCTTTGTAAGGCACACCGCCGGCAAGGTCGCCGAGGTTCGCGGGATCACGTTGGAGCAGGTCGGAGCGGAGACAACTGCCAATTTCGCACGGCTCTTCAGCAAGACCGGACTTGCGTAG
- a CDS encoding MBL fold metallo-hydrolase, with amino-acid sequence MPIAQRIIATILGCGSSGGVPRIGNVWGDCDPDEPRNRRRRCALLLEGWSEGSDTPTRVLIDTGPDLRQQMLDAEVDRVEAVLYTHAHADHIHGIDDLRVLALHNRKRVDVYFDPETGARLHEAFRYCFVSPPGSDYPPILNGHQISPGQELVIDGPGGIIHTTVFEQTHGQITSLGFRVADFAYSVDLSGFPDQSISALQGLSLWVLDCLRPTPHPSHLSLPEALDWIEKVQPRSAVLTDMHIDLDYNRLEAETPEHITPAFDGMQIDVVAGKVLNR; translated from the coding sequence ATGCCGATCGCGCAGCGGATCATTGCGACCATTCTGGGCTGCGGTTCGTCGGGTGGTGTGCCGCGCATCGGCAATGTTTGGGGCGACTGTGACCCCGATGAGCCAAGAAATCGCCGCCGTCGCTGCGCCTTGTTGCTAGAGGGTTGGAGCGAGGGAAGCGACACACCTACCCGCGTTTTAATCGACACCGGCCCCGATCTTCGCCAGCAGATGCTCGACGCCGAAGTGGACCGCGTAGAGGCAGTGCTCTATACGCACGCCCATGCCGATCACATCCATGGCATAGATGACCTGCGTGTCCTGGCCCTGCACAACCGCAAACGGGTGGACGTCTATTTCGACCCGGAGACTGGGGCGCGGCTGCATGAAGCCTTCCGCTATTGCTTTGTTTCCCCGCCAGGCAGCGACTATCCCCCCATCCTCAATGGCCATCAGATCAGTCCTGGTCAGGAGCTTGTGATAGACGGGCCGGGGGGCATAATCCATACTACAGTGTTCGAGCAGACCCATGGTCAGATCACCTCGCTCGGATTTCGAGTAGCAGATTTTGCTTACTCAGTGGACCTTTCAGGCTTTCCCGATCAGTCGATCAGTGCACTGCAAGGGTTGTCGCTCTGGGTTCTGGATTGTCTTCGCCCAACTCCGCACCCGAGTCATCTCAGCCTGCCTGAGGCACTGGACTGGATAGAGAAAGTGCAACCGCGAAGCGCCGTGCTCACCGACATGCACATCGACCTCGATTACAACCGGCTCGAGGCAGAAACACCGGAGCACATAACTCCGGCGTTCGACGGCATGCAGATCGACGTTGTGGCGGGCAAGGTGCTGAACCGCTGA
- a CDS encoding TIGR03842 family LLM class F420-dependent oxidoreductase, with product MEFGITFKGFVEAERARYLVRAAEYAGFSYCWFYDSHILWRDCYAAIAMCMENTNTMRFGPLVTNPDVRDWSVAASIFGSLSKQSGGRFDLAVGRGDSSRRVMGKKPATLARVAEFIHKTQAMVRGEEVTYGDVAEPVKFPWAVGHEMPSWIAAYGPLALKTAGEHADGVVLQLADPGLCKWFTDQCLDAGKAAGRNMSNYRSMAAAPAYFGDKARAVEATKWFPAMVGNHVADIVEKYGADNDQIPKSLTSYIEKRRGYDYSKHGQSDNPFLDFITPDVVENFCVLGEPDDHIAKMHALKDAGVTQFNIYLDSGDEEEIIANYGRHVIPAFR from the coding sequence ATGGAATTCGGCATCACGTTCAAGGGCTTCGTTGAGGCGGAGCGGGCAAGGTACCTGGTTCGTGCGGCAGAATATGCGGGGTTTAGCTATTGCTGGTTCTACGACTCCCATATCCTCTGGCGCGATTGCTACGCCGCAATCGCCATGTGCATGGAAAACACGAATACCATGCGGTTCGGTCCGCTGGTGACCAATCCCGACGTGCGGGACTGGTCAGTCGCGGCTTCCATCTTTGGCTCTCTCTCCAAGCAGAGCGGCGGCCGCTTCGATCTTGCTGTCGGTCGTGGTGACAGTTCGCGCCGCGTCATGGGCAAAAAGCCTGCTACGCTGGCCCGTGTCGCCGAGTTCATCCACAAGACCCAGGCCATGGTTCGCGGTGAAGAAGTCACCTATGGCGATGTCGCCGAACCGGTAAAGTTTCCTTGGGCAGTGGGCCACGAGATGCCCAGTTGGATCGCGGCTTATGGTCCTCTGGCGCTGAAAACAGCGGGTGAGCACGCTGATGGTGTCGTGCTGCAGCTGGCCGATCCCGGCCTCTGCAAGTGGTTTACCGATCAGTGCCTGGATGCAGGCAAGGCTGCTGGCCGGAACATGAGCAATTACCGCTCGATGGCGGCCGCACCAGCCTATTTCGGCGACAAGGCGCGGGCCGTTGAAGCTACCAAGTGGTTCCCAGCCATGGTTGGCAACCACGTGGCCGACATCGTCGAAAAATATGGCGCCGACAACGACCAAATCCCCAAGAGCCTTACCAGCTACATCGAGAAGCGTCGGGGCTACGACTATTCAAAGCACGGCCAGTCGGACAACCCGTTTCTGGACTTCATAACGCCAGATGTGGTCGAGAACTTCTGTGTGCTGGGAGAGCCCGACGACCACATTGCCAAAATGCATGCGCTCAAGGATGCTGGCGTTACCCAGTTCAACATCTATCTCGATAGCGGCGACGAGGAAGAAATTATCGCCAATTACGGTCGGCATGTAATCCCCGCGTTCCGCTGA